A single genomic interval of Peromyscus leucopus breed LL Stock chromosome 7, UCI_PerLeu_2.1, whole genome shotgun sequence harbors:
- the Clec3b gene encoding tetranectin isoform X1 gives MGFGGTYLLFCLFSILSQVTTESPTPKTKKATNVKKDSVSPKMFEELKSKLDSLAQEVALLKEQQALQTVCLKGTKVNLKCFLAFTQPKTFHEASEDCISRGGTLGTPQSGLENEALFEYARQSAGSEVEIWMGLNDMAAEGAWVDMTGGRPAYKNWETEITAQPDGGKAENCAALAVAANGKWFDKRCRDQLPYICQFAIV, from the exons ATGGGATTTGGGGGCACCTACCtgcttttctgcctcttctccatCTTGTCCCAGGTCACTACAGAGTCACCCACCCCCAAGACCAAGAAGGCTACAAATGTCAAGAAAG ATTCGGTGAGTCCAAAGATGTTTGAGGAGCTCAAGAGCAAGCTGGACAGCCTGGCCCAGGAGGTGGCCCTGCTGAAGGAGCAGCAGGCCTTACAGACCG TGTGCCTGAAGGGCACCAAGGTCAACTTGAAGTGCTTCCTGGCCTTCACCCAGCCGAAGACCTTCCACGAGGCCAGCGAGGACTGCATCTCGCGTGGCGGCACGCTGGGCACGCCGCAGTCAGGACTAGAGAACGAGGCACTGTTCGAGTATGCGCGCCAGAGCGCAGGTAGCGAGGTGGAGATCTGGATGGGCCTCAACGATATGGCGGCGGAAGGCGCCTGGGTGGATATGACCGGCGGCCGCCCGGCCTACAAGAATTGGGAGACGGAGATCACCGCGCAGCCTGATGGCGGCAAAGCCGAGAACTGCGCTGCCCTGGCTGTAGCGGCCAACGGCAAGTGGTTCGACAAGCGATGCCGCGACCAGCTGCCCTACATCTGCCAGTTTGCCATCGTGTAG
- the Clec3b gene encoding tetranectin isoform X2 yields the protein MFEELKSKLDSLAQEVALLKEQQALQTVCLKGTKVNLKCFLAFTQPKTFHEASEDCISRGGTLGTPQSGLENEALFEYARQSAGSEVEIWMGLNDMAAEGAWVDMTGGRPAYKNWETEITAQPDGGKAENCAALAVAANGKWFDKRCRDQLPYICQFAIV from the exons ATGTTTGAGGAGCTCAAGAGCAAGCTGGACAGCCTGGCCCAGGAGGTGGCCCTGCTGAAGGAGCAGCAGGCCTTACAGACCG TGTGCCTGAAGGGCACCAAGGTCAACTTGAAGTGCTTCCTGGCCTTCACCCAGCCGAAGACCTTCCACGAGGCCAGCGAGGACTGCATCTCGCGTGGCGGCACGCTGGGCACGCCGCAGTCAGGACTAGAGAACGAGGCACTGTTCGAGTATGCGCGCCAGAGCGCAGGTAGCGAGGTGGAGATCTGGATGGGCCTCAACGATATGGCGGCGGAAGGCGCCTGGGTGGATATGACCGGCGGCCGCCCGGCCTACAAGAATTGGGAGACGGAGATCACCGCGCAGCCTGATGGCGGCAAAGCCGAGAACTGCGCTGCCCTGGCTGTAGCGGCCAACGGCAAGTGGTTCGACAAGCGATGCCGCGACCAGCTGCCCTACATCTGCCAGTTTGCCATCGTGTAG